A genome region from Cucumis sativus cultivar 9930 chromosome 4, Cucumber_9930_V3, whole genome shotgun sequence includes the following:
- the LOC116403426 gene encoding uncharacterized protein LOC116403426, with product MVIVSEYHPKERVDVKSFSFDGSYYKLSTLLSTTSDRTKGTKMNNANQHQEQSGSDISIDGRDAHLILTISNIAENMEGHTQTEKGLLEMIENLPLVSQPLPLCEMLPLTTAKVLH from the exons GAACGTGTTGATGTAAAATCTTTCAGTTTTGATGGATCTTATTACAAGCTTTCAACTCTTCTTAGCACGACTTCTGACAGAACAAAG ggaacaaaaatgaacaacgCAAATCAACATCAAGAGCAATCAGGCAGTGATATTAGCATAGATGGCAGAGATGCACATTTGATATTAACTATAAGTAATATAGCAGAAAATATGGAAGGTCATACTCAAACAGAAAAGGGACTGctagaaatgattgaaaatcttccgTTGGTAAGCCAACCACTTCCACTTTGTGAGATGCTACCATTAACTACTGCAAAGGTCTTGCATTAG